The following are encoded in a window of Rhizophagus irregularis chromosome 4, complete sequence genomic DNA:
- a CDS encoding uncharacterized protein (SECRETED:cutsite_TWG-DD; SECRETED:prob_0.6377); SECRETED:SignalP(1-16), with protein MKIIFSSIIFQFLTWGDDLEKRLRQLYVKENIVDIFWGRSLKDDDTIWSVYVVRNIPYLFKRTENVMEDQMIRFITEEEGFANTEIRRQGSHDPLPTL; from the coding sequence atgaagataATCTTTTCATCGatcatttttcaatttcttacTTGGGGTGATGATCTTGAGAAACGCCTCCGCCAGTTATATGTGAAGGAAAACATCGTGGACATATTCTGGGGTCGAAGTCTTAAAGATGATGATACAATTTGGAGTGTCTACGTAGTTCGCAATATTCCTTACCTATTCAAAAGGACAGAGAATGTCATGGAAGATCAAATGATTCGTTTCATAACAGAGGAGGAAGGGTTTGCTAACACTGAAATTCGACGACAAGGCTCCCATGATCCGCTGCCAACCCTTTAA